The following are encoded together in the Brassica napus cultivar Da-Ae chromosome A9, Da-Ae, whole genome shotgun sequence genome:
- the LOC125578658 gene encoding K(+) efflux antiporter 1, chloroplastic-like isoform X3: protein MTVGMSIDPKLLLSNFPVVIGTLGLLILGKTILVVVMGKLFGISVISAIRAGLLLAPGGEFAFVAFGEAVNQGIMSPQLSSLLFLVVGISMAITPWLAAGGQLIASRFELHDVRSLLPVESETDDLQDHIIICGFGRVGQIIAQLLSERLIPFVALDVSR, encoded by the exons ATGACG GTTGGCATGTCTATTGATCCGAAACTTCTTCTCTCTAACTTCCCCGTCGTAATTGGGACTTTGGGACTCTTGATATTGGGCAAGACTATATTAGTCGTTGTCATGGGAAAGTTGTTCGGAATTTCAGTCATATCTGCAATTAGAGCCGGTCTTCTTCTGGCCCCTGGTGGAGAGTTTGCATTTGTTGCTTTTGGAGAAGCTGTCAATCAG GGTATAATGTCTCCTCAGCTATCTTCGTTGCTGTTTCTTGTGGTGGGAATCTCAATGGCTATCACACCTTGGTTAGCTGCTGGTGGCCAGTTAATTGCATCCCGGTTTGAGTTGCATGATGTTAGAAGTTTATTGCCGGTTGAAAGTGAG ACGGATGATTTGCAGGATCACATAATTATTTGCGGATTTGGACGAGTTGGTCAG ATAATTGCTCAGCTTCTCTCAGAAAGACTTATCCCATTCGTTGCCCTCGATGTCAGCAG GTGA
- the LOC125578655 gene encoding uncharacterized protein LOC125578655: MATSHESVKCICSDKKVVEVDPKTWKSKCGTFQCLKDILDVLKSDMFFEGVDVSFSSMKLIAKNVSTRSQTLQLVCVVADRLKFLLDPKRRSLVEKMIEEIADGFEVNKCFDPDEIFEFIYELLDNGLNNRSVFPEDNATIISELALKVLHKRMEKREVNQELIDPFLPLVMGCLSNQTLLPSALRGLKSLLKFPLPSLREEGDSLDSLGDRLVGELSYIAAGGMMNISLDCSLSCFAILKWYISKEITMQQMSILIKFDRLFEDIETDVHCRALSLIEAIIERRFEFEELSNIVSVVSYSLIHSVVEKISLKCQQILLEYLANYTLSDKILDGHIDIMLQYTRCNDQKKARALTMVRSFISKFSEPGLGSKSKRKYLNKLSSRFFATLLPLIPRDADPFKAPSPVGELIGLLTEKTDVGMVGNLIPECLSAFKEYPAAVAEVLFFFMKALEKRFRKHIITILKKVEVAHTSDESHYSLFMVFSTFRHFPGYQVLDPEFEEMWRIVFKSLLHTESRLRNICCKLLKEYFNALGKKNMASSQSLVATLFMVAAHLCFVLKENTSSDHKRDLTENLVHVLSALHSWIGQLDQATCNEFWFSLGENEKEMFREAFKVIDREEEGVSRDLLSENGNGIRKGLIGILLKRMGELALEKESVQMSVVFSVYEELSQEKEWHLYASEVMYPLCKVCEGFAGENISVELKKQGENVRDSLRSANNIFGEAYVGIRQGLQANRKKRAGEELAKAGPRKKIE; this comes from the exons ATGGCGACGTCGCACGAGAGTGTCAAGTGTATTTGCAGTGATAAGAAGGTTGTAGAAGTCGATCCCAAGACATGGAAGTCCAAGTGTGGCACGTTTCAGTGTTTGAAGGATATTCTGGATGTGTTGAAATCGGATATGTTCTTTGAAGGTGTTGATGTGAGCTTCAGTTCTATGAAGCTGATTGCTAAAAACGTGAGCACTAGGAGCCAAACTTTGCAGTTAGTTTGCGTTGTTGCTGATCGGCTGAAGTTTCTTCTGGATCCAAAGAGAAGATCGCTTGTGGAGAAGATGATAGAGGAAATTGCAGATGGTTTTGAAGTAAACAAGTGCTTTGATCCGGACGAGATTTTTGAGTTCATATATGAACTTCTGGATAATGGCCTTAATAACCGGAGTGTTTTTCCTGAAGATAATGCTACTATCATCAGTGAGCTTGCTTTGAAAGTACTCCATAAAAGAATGGAGAAAAGAGAAGTTAATCAAGAGCTGATAGATCCGTTTCTGCCTCTGGTTATGGGATGCTTGAGCAACCAAACTCTTTTGCCTTCAGCTCTTAGAGGTTTGAAATCTTTACTGAAATTTCCATTGCCTTCCCTCAGGGAAGAAGGAGATAGTCTAGATAGTTTAGGAGATAGGCTGGTAGGAGAGTTGTCATACATTGCTGCTGGTGGGATGATGAATATATCTCTTGATTGCTCTCTCTCTTGCTTTGCCATTTTAAAATGGTACATTAGCAAGGAGATAACTATGCAGCAGATGAGTATATTGATTAAGTTTGATAGATTATTTGAGGATATAGAGACAGATGTACACTGTAGGGCTCTTTCACTCATCGAGGCCATCATAGAGCGGAGGTTTGAGTTTGAAGAGTTATCCAACATTGTATCTGTTGTTTCATATTCGCTGATACACAGTGTTGTGGAAAAAATCAGCTTGAAATGTCAACAGATACTGTTGGAGTATTTGGCCAACTATACCCTTAGTGACAAAATTTTAGACGGTCATATTGATATTATGCTCCAATACACACG GTGTAATGATCAAAAGAAGGCTCGAGCCCTGACCATGGTTCGATCCTTTATCTCCAAATTTTCAGAACCTGGTCTTGGCAGCAAGAGCAAGAGGAAATATTTAAACAAGCTCTCGAGTCGTTTCTTTGCAACTCTGTTGCCTCTGATTCCCCGAGATGCTGACCCTTTCAAAGCGCCTTCCCCTGTTGGTGAGCTCATAGGGCTTCTTACAGAAAAAACTGATGTAGGTATGGTTGGTAACCTGATCCCTGAATGTCTGTCCGCTTTTAAGGAGTATCCGGCAGCGGTAGCAGAG GTGTTGTTCTTCTTCATGAAAGCCTTGGAGAAACGTTTCAGGAAGCATATCATCACTATATTGAAGAAAGTAGAGGTTGCTCACACTTCCGATGAAAGTCACTACTCACTGTTCATGGTATTCAGTACGTTCAGACATTTTCCTGGTTATCAAGTATTGGATCCAGAGTTTGAG GAGATGTGGAGAATTGTATTCAAATCACTCTTGCACACAGAGTCAAGACTGAGGAATATATGCTGCAAACTCCTGAAGGAATACTTCAACGCATTGGGAAAGAAGAACATGGCGAGCTCTCAGTCTTTGGTAGCTACCTTGTTCATGGTGGCTGCACATCTGTGCTTCGTGCTAAAGGAGAACACCTCAAGCGACCATAAGCGTGACCTCACAGAAAACTTGGTGCATGTGCTCTCCGCTCTTCATTCTTGGATTGGGCAGCTTGATCAAGCAACCTGCAATGAGTTCTGGTTCAGTCTGGGGGAGAATGAAAAGGAGATGTTTCGTGAAGCCTTCAAGGTGATTGATCGAGAGGAGGAAGGAGTGTCTAGGGATTTACTCTCTGAGAATGGAAATGGTATAAGGAAAGGGTTGATTGGAATTTTGCTCAAGAGAATGGGGGAGCTTGCTCTTGAGAAGGAGTCTGTTCAGATGAGTGTTGTGTTCAGTGTCTATGAAGAGCTTAGTCAAGAAAAAGAATGGCATTTATATGCTTCGGAAGTTATGTATCCGTTGTGCAAAGTTTGTGAAGGTTTTGCAGGGGAAAACATCTCAG TTGAGCTGAAAAAACAAGGAGAGAATGTGCGAGACAGTTTAAGATCGGCCAACAATATCTTTGGGGAAGCCTACGTTGGAATAAGACAAGGATTGCAGGCAAATAGAAAGAAGAGAGCGGGAGAAGAGCTGGCGAAAGCTGGCCCGAGAAAGAAGATAGAGTAG
- the LOC125578658 gene encoding K(+) efflux antiporter 1, chloroplastic-like isoform X1, translating into MTVGMSIDPKLLLSNFPVVIGTLGLLILGKTILVVVMGKLFGISVISAIRAGLLLAPGGEFAFVAFGEAVNQGIMSPQLSSLLFLVVGISMAITPWLAAGGQLIASRFELHDVRSLLPVESETDDLQDHIIICGLDELGRFIHYLNFFSLCSLDENICVDSLCHSVCGSFQLLVHCIFVTCSESETDDLQDHIIICGFGRVGQIIAQLLSERLIPFVALDVSR; encoded by the exons ATGACG GTTGGCATGTCTATTGATCCGAAACTTCTTCTCTCTAACTTCCCCGTCGTAATTGGGACTTTGGGACTCTTGATATTGGGCAAGACTATATTAGTCGTTGTCATGGGAAAGTTGTTCGGAATTTCAGTCATATCTGCAATTAGAGCCGGTCTTCTTCTGGCCCCTGGTGGAGAGTTTGCATTTGTTGCTTTTGGAGAAGCTGTCAATCAG GGTATAATGTCTCCTCAGCTATCTTCGTTGCTGTTTCTTGTGGTGGGAATCTCAATGGCTATCACACCTTGGTTAGCTGCTGGTGGCCAGTTAATTGCATCCCGGTTTGAGTTGCATGATGTTAGAAGTTTATTGCCGGTTGAAAGTGAG ACGGATGATTTGCAGGATCACATAATTATTTGCGGATTGGACGAGTTGGGCAGGTTTATACATTATCTGAACTTCTTCAGCTTATGCTCTTTGGACGAGAACATTTGTGTAGATAGTCTGTGTCACAGTGTATGTGGGAGTTTCCAACTTCTTGTCCATTGTATATTTGTTACTTGCAGTGAAAGTGAG ACGGATGATTTGCAGGATCACATAATTATTTGCGGATTTGGACGAGTTGGTCAG ATAATTGCTCAGCTTCTCTCAGAAAGACTTATCCCATTCGTTGCCCTCGATGTCAGCAG GTGA
- the LOC125578658 gene encoding K(+) efflux antiporter 1, chloroplastic-like isoform X4 has translation MTVGMSIDPKLLLSNFPVVIGTLGLLILGKTILVVVMGKLFGISVISAIRAGLLLAPGGEFAFVAFGEAVNQGIMSPQLSSLLFLVVGISMAITPWLAAGGQLIASRFELHDVRSLLPVESETDDLQDHIIICGLDELGSESEVGILMILVQNFNTVTQ, from the exons ATGACG GTTGGCATGTCTATTGATCCGAAACTTCTTCTCTCTAACTTCCCCGTCGTAATTGGGACTTTGGGACTCTTGATATTGGGCAAGACTATATTAGTCGTTGTCATGGGAAAGTTGTTCGGAATTTCAGTCATATCTGCAATTAGAGCCGGTCTTCTTCTGGCCCCTGGTGGAGAGTTTGCATTTGTTGCTTTTGGAGAAGCTGTCAATCAG GGTATAATGTCTCCTCAGCTATCTTCGTTGCTGTTTCTTGTGGTGGGAATCTCAATGGCTATCACACCTTGGTTAGCTGCTGGTGGCCAGTTAATTGCATCCCGGTTTGAGTTGCATGATGTTAGAAGTTTATTGCCGGTTGAAAGTGAG ACGGATGATTTGCAGGATCACATAATTATTTGCGGATTGGACGAGTTGGGCAG TGAAAGTGAGGTAGGAATCTTGATGATACTTGTACAGAATTTTAACACTGTCACTCAATAA
- the LOC106415538 gene encoding cysteine-tryptophan domain-containing zinc finger protein 7 has product MISVSSSDARNEIGLGFGGGIEEEEDMEMEEDEEEESTHSYVSCVDPDVALSYIDEKLENVLGHFQKDFEGGVSAENLGAKYGGYGSFLSMYQRSPACKSPPQAQNQVVGQSKCSDSPSKAGSTSKAPPASSDVLAKMKNLVKSSNDSKQKPVTKTSPSSAPSNHKTLKLRIKVGSKSDLSLKNVTTYDGKQGLNMMPPSEVEEGLLIGTHDSPTKILMAMVSFPFHKDQLLSPLSDDLIQLGKKGNIMKDALRCVKKEKLKYMPPPSNRLDGSHIVSDTDREVDKESCEELVSKTMKLPLLSCLSPSSIHRAKEIDKISDSYVEGALRGMNNTDLDAALMGSKPELEDDVVAFPDQSVEGTESVNTRKDMEEGEHVDPVVKVSKTWNEEQILKPKLPKAQKSRKSSSRNGLRGKDAAVNVVNTNLPDKLQEDIGDSGESKEQEQSSLVPKGKEEKLSEESAVKESFNGVRNVEEAWKCEPDSKHPIKWSDLNKDGDNTKESVRSEVTNKHSVVIGMEPERDLCKKPKTGKSRFSALDQPGSNKTMKDTDKPSPHEDRKRKQKENKESGDCIRDAAVLEPSGEKVRKQKRLKGSSCEGKELPESCDRYRVVTQENGRDSASHQPLVHEAKGSLVDSLAPSALDPPELKSERISERDKPNDTDSSAGDTRKRCRDGEGYITMDKPGTTKKAAESLRDNKEGYCTESEPQQEKAKESRNKKRPARKVSMESNKEDSSREHQDPINKRDNTNSTKTKVMRHDDHVGSSPLKKEITSQAASNSIKEATDLKHIADRLKNAGNNHESIGFYFQAALKFLHGASLLESSGTENATHKSIVTSKHIYGSTAKLCKFCAHEYEKDKDMGAAALAYKCMEVAYLRITYSSHGNINRYKSELEASLQVIPSGESPSFASDGENPNKTLAAEKVALSTPVRSSPKVTGNHVLSSGNNSSLSQLLTFSQNVSLAMDASRKAQTAFAVAKGKSSDTRYSSNGITCIKRALDFSFQDMEKLVHAVRLAMESINR; this is encoded by the exons atgATTTCGGTGAGCAGCAGCGATGCTAGAAACGAAatagggttagggtttggtGGAGGaattgaggaagaagaagacatggagatggaagaagatgaggaagagGAAAGCACACATTCTTATGTCTCTTGCGTTGACCCTGACGTTGCTCTCTCTTATATT gATGAGAAGCTAGAGAACGTGTTAGGACATTTTCAAAAGGATTTTGAAGGTGGAGTCTCTGCTGAAAATTTGG GTGCAAAGTATGGTGGCTATGGTTCTTTTTTGTCTATGTATCAAAGATCTCCTGCTTGTAAGAGTCCACCACAAGCTCAAAACCAAGTG GTGGGTCAATCTAAGTGCTCAGATTCAccttcaaaagctggttccactTCTAAAGCTCCTCCTGCTTCTTCTGATGTCTTGGCCAAGATGAAAAACTTGGTCAAATCAAGTAATGATAGCAAACAAAAACCTGTCACCAAAACGTCTCCTTCTTCTGCTCCATCTAATCATAAGACACTCAAACTCCGTATCAAAGTTGGTTCAAAAAGTGACCTCTCTCTGAAAAATGTTACAACCTATGATGGTAAACAAGGCCTCAATATGATGCCACCATCAGAAGTTGAAGAAGGGTTACTGATTGGGACTCATGATTCGCCCACTAAAATTCTTATG GCTATGGTGTCCTTCCCTTTTCATAAAGACCAGCTGTTATCACCTCTCTCTGATGATCTCATTCAGTTGGGAAAGAAAGGAAACATCATGAAAGATGCACTAAGGTGTGTGAAGAAGGAAAAGTTAAAGTATATGCCTCCACCGTCAAACAGGCTTGATGGAAGTCATATTGTATCTGATACTGATAGAGAGGTTGATAAAGAGTCATGCGAGGAGCTTGTTTCCAAGACTATGAAGCTTCCTCTTCTGTCCTGTCTATCACCGTCATCTATCCACAGGGCGAAAGAGATTGATAAGATATCAGATTCTTATGTGGAGGGTGCATTGAGAGGGATGAACAACACTGACCTGGATGCAGCTTTGATGGGTTCAAAGCCTGAACTGGAAGATGATGTAGTAGCGTTTCCAGATCAAAGTGTTGAGGGAACTGAAAGTGTTAACACAAGAAAAGACATGGAAGAAGGTGAACATGTAGATCCTGTGGTGAAGGTTAGTAAGACATGGAATGAAGAGCAAATTTTGAAGCCAAAACTTCCTAAAGCACAGAAGTCCCGGAAAAGTTCAAGCAGGAATGGTTTGAGAGGCAAGGATGCTGCTGTAAATGTAGTTAATACGAATCTACCAGATAAATTGCAAGAAGATATTGGTGATTCAGGAGAATCAAAAGAACAAGAACAAAGTAGTCTGGTTCCTAAAGGTAAGGAAGAAAAGCTTTCAGAAGAAAGTGCAGTGAAGGAGAGTTTCAACGGTGTTAGAAATGTTGAAGAGGCATGGAAGTGTGAACCAGATTCGAAGCATCCTATCAAGTGGAGTGACTTAAATAAAGATGGGGACAACACTAAGGAGAGTGTTAGATCAGAAGTGACAAATAAGCATTCTGTTGTAATCGGAATGGAACCTGAAAGAGATCTTTGTAAGAAACCAAAGACTGGAAAATCAAGATTTTCCGCTCTAGACCAACCTGGATCCAACAAAACTATGAAGGATACTGATAAGCCTTCCCCTCATGAAGACAGAAAGAGGAAACAGAAGGAAAACAAAGAAAGTGGAGATTGTATTAGAGACGCCGCAGTATTGGAGCCAAGTGGAGAGAAAGTTAGAAAGCAAAAGAGGCTTAAGGGTTCAAGTTGTGAAGGAAAAGAGTTGCCTGAGAGTTGTGATAGGTACAGAGTAGTTACTCAGGAAAATGGTAGAGATAGTGCTTCTCATCAACCTTTGGTCCATGAAGCCAAAGGTTCACTAGTTGACTCACTAGCTCCTTCAGCCTTAGACCCACCTGAGCTCAAATCAGAAAGAATCTCAGAGCGGGATAAACCCAATGATACTGACTCTAGTGCTGGTGATACGCGAAAAAGATGCAGAGATGGTGAAGGTTATATCACTATGGATAAACCAGGGACAACAAAGAAGGCTGCAGAAAGTTTGAGGGACAACAAAGAAGGTTATTGCACAGAGAGTGAACCTCAACAAGAAAAGGCAAAAGAAAGCAGAAACAAGAAAAGACCTGCTAGAAAAGTGTCTATGGAGAGTAACAAAGAGGACTCATCAAGGGAACATCAAGATCCTATTAATAAGCGAGATAATACAAATAGTACAAAGACAAAGGTTATGCGACATGATGATCATGTTGGCTCAAGCCctttgaaaaaggaaattacGAGTCAGGCTGCATCCAACTCAATCAAAGAGGCTACAGACTTGAAACACATAGCTGATCGTCTTAAG AATGCTGGGAATAATCACGAGAGCATTGGTTTTTACTTTCAGGCGGCGCTTAAGTTTCTTCATGGTGCGTCCCTTTTGGAGTCCTCTGGCACTGAGAATGCTACACATAAGAGCATTGTCACATCCAAGCATATCTATGGCAGCACAGCAAAACTTTGCAA GTTCTGTGCACATGAATATGAGAAAGATAAAGATATGGGGGCTGCTGCTTTGGCTTATAAATGTATGGAAGTAGCTTATCTAAGGATAACTTATTCCTCCCATGGGAACATAAACAGATATAAATCtgagttggaagcatctctgcAAGTGATTCCTTCAg GTGAATCTCCTTCCTTTGCTTCTGATGGTGAAAACCCAAACAAGACATTGGCAGCAGAGAAGGTTGCCTTGTCCACCCCTGTGAGGTCATCCCCTAAAGTAACTGGAAACCATGTTCTCTCTTCAGGAAACAATTCCTCTCTTTCACAGCTTTTGACTTTT TCGCAAAACGTAAGCCTTGCAATGGATGCATCAAGAAAAGCACAGACCGCCTTTGCAGTTGCAAAGGGAAAATCATCCGACACCAGATACAGTAGTAACGGCATAACATGCATCAAAAGGGCTCTTGATTTCAGTTTTCAGGACATGGAGAAGCTGGTGCATGCGGTGAGGCTTGCAATGGAATCCATAAACCGATGA
- the LOC125578658 gene encoding K(+) efflux antiporter 1, chloroplastic-like isoform X2 has product MTVGMSIDPKLLLSNFPVVIGTLGLLILGKTILVVVMGKLFGISVISAIRAGLLLAPGGEFAFVAFGEAVNQGIMSPQLSSLLFLVVGISMAITPWLAAGGQLIASRFELHDVRSLLPVESETDDLQDHIIICGLDELGSESETDDLQDHIIICGFGRVGQIIAQLLSERLIPFVALDVSR; this is encoded by the exons ATGACG GTTGGCATGTCTATTGATCCGAAACTTCTTCTCTCTAACTTCCCCGTCGTAATTGGGACTTTGGGACTCTTGATATTGGGCAAGACTATATTAGTCGTTGTCATGGGAAAGTTGTTCGGAATTTCAGTCATATCTGCAATTAGAGCCGGTCTTCTTCTGGCCCCTGGTGGAGAGTTTGCATTTGTTGCTTTTGGAGAAGCTGTCAATCAG GGTATAATGTCTCCTCAGCTATCTTCGTTGCTGTTTCTTGTGGTGGGAATCTCAATGGCTATCACACCTTGGTTAGCTGCTGGTGGCCAGTTAATTGCATCCCGGTTTGAGTTGCATGATGTTAGAAGTTTATTGCCGGTTGAAAGTGAG ACGGATGATTTGCAGGATCACATAATTATTTGCGGATTGGACGAGTTGGGCAG TGAAAGTGAG ACGGATGATTTGCAGGATCACATAATTATTTGCGGATTTGGACGAGTTGGTCAG ATAATTGCTCAGCTTCTCTCAGAAAGACTTATCCCATTCGTTGCCCTCGATGTCAGCAG GTGA